The window GGGACAGGCTCGGGAGTCGTAACAGAGAAACTCCGGTCAGCGGCAGTTCCAGACGACCGCCTGGATGACGTTGTCGGCGTCCTCGCTCTGGCCGGCGACGATCCGTCCGTCGTCGCTCATCGTCAGGGCACGGTCCCCGTTCTCCAGCTTGTGCGGCTCGATGAAGGGCAGCTCGACCGTCATGGTGTCGGTGAGCAGCGCCAGGCGTCGGTCAGGCAAAAAGCCGCTGGCCCATCCCTGTCCGTTGCCGTTTTCCGGATCGAACGCGCGGGTCGGGAAGTCGACGAACTCGTTCGTCGGCAGGTAGAAGCGGGCGGCGGTCATGGTCTGGTCGCCGTTCTCCGTGTAGCTGACCGCGTTTCCGATGATCCAGCCGTTGCGGATGCTCCTCGGCAGGAACGCGTCCGCCGGCTGGCCCTGCACGGTCGGCTTCGGCAGTTCCCGTACCGAACCGTCGGGCAGCCACAGGTAACCCGCCGAGCGGGCCATGCCCGACCGGGGGTTCTTCGGCGTACCGGGATCCTGCGACTCGGTCCGCCCGGGGTTTCGGGGGATCTCCCACACCACGCCGGCAACGGTCCCGTCCTCGTCGATCCCCGCGACCTGGCCCACCCAGCCGGGACCGGGCAGTGGCAGGTCGACCGGCTGGGCCGACGCGTTCGGCCAGAGGATCGGTTGCGACCCCACCACGGCCTCTCCCCGGACCCCGACGATCTGCCCGGCGTCGTTGATCGCCCGCGCCTCCGCGCTGCCCTTCGCGGGCAGCGGACTGACCTTTCCGTCCCGGTAGACGTACGCGTGCGGTCCGTCGTCGAGCCAACCCGAGCCGACGGCGACGCCGGAGGTGTTGATGTCGTCCAGGGCCTGGTCGGCGCCGGGCAGGACGATCCGGTGCGGTACCCCGTTGTCCCAGATCAGGATCGGATAGCCGTCCTGCCGCTTGTCCGGGTAGGTCCGGCCGGCGATGAACCGTCCGGTCGGGTCGGCGCCGGTGACCAGGCTCATCGGTTCCTTGTCCGGCAGCGGCAGCCGTTGCACGGAGCAGCCGGTGGGCGCCGCCACGGTCGGCGCGGGCCGGGTCGCGGCGGGCTTCCCGGTGGCCGGGGCGGTGGCCTCGGCGGCCTGGTTCTTCGGCCCGGACGGATCCGGGCGCAGGGCGGTGAGCGCGACCGGCACCGTCGCCACCATGACCGCCACCAGTACGACCGCGCCCCCTCCGCCGAGCGCGCGTCGGGTCCGGCGGCGCCGTCCCCCCTCGATGATCGCCCTACCGAGGTCCACCCGACTCGGGGTGCTCGGCTCGTCGTCGAGCCGGCGCAGCAGGGCGATCGCGTACTCGTCTTCGTTGTCCATCTCTCATCCTTCCCGTGTCGTTGCGACTGCTCCGCGTGGCAAGGTGCCGGCTCCGCGTGGCGACGTGACTGCTTCGCGTGATCCGCCGACCGCGCCGGCAAGGTCCTGGTCGCCCAGGAGTCGGCGGAGCGCCTTCAGCCCGTGGGAGGTCTGGCTCTTGACCGTGCCGGCGGAACAGCCGAGCACCTCGGCCACCTCGTTCACCGGCAGGTCGTGCAGGTAGCGCAGGACCAGGACGGCTCGCTGCCTCGGTGGCACCCTGGCCAACGCGGCGTGCAGCACGGTCCGGTCCTCGGTGGGCTGGTCGACGCTGGCGCGTACGTCGGGTGCCATCCCGAACAGGCGGACCTTCCACCA of the Micromonospora sp. NBC_01796 genome contains:
- a CDS encoding SigE family RNA polymerase sigma factor, whose protein sequence is MRDGSEREYVEYVTARLPALRRLAYSLCGDEHQADDLVQEAVTKLYLSWAKSSRANSLDAWVRVILVRVFLDSQRKGWWKVRLFGMAPDVRASVDQPTEDRTVLHAALARVPPRQRAVLVLRYLHDLPVNEVAEVLGCSAGTVKSQTSHGLKALRRLLGDQDLAGAVGGSREAVTSPRGAGTLPRGAVATTREG